In Chiloscyllium plagiosum isolate BGI_BamShark_2017 chromosome 1, ASM401019v2, whole genome shotgun sequence, the sequence tcacccctcagcctccgaccctccaggaaaaacagccccagtctgttcagcctctccctgtagctcaaatcctccaaccctggcaacatccttgtaaatcttttctgaaccctttcaaatttcacaacatctttccgataggaaagggAGTCCACACTTTTGCCTGAATACCCTGACTGCTATTCTTGACCTAATAAATGCTAAACAAATAGTTTTCACATCAGAATAAGGCATAATTAGCTAGATCTCTATttctgaatgaaaacaaaagggcaaaaattaaaatactcccaatgaaaaaaaagattttgctAATTTTGATCGTGCAATAGTATACACATGAGATTGTTCACAATACAATTACTAATATAGTTTCAATTTATGATACATCTGTAAGAGCTAGAATGTTCAAACATTTTAAAGGAATATCGCTTTTATAAGTAGATGTATCTCAAAAATGAGAgcaaatctttatttataaaaaaaattgtgaaattaCACAAACTCAGATTGTCATTCAATGCAACCCATTCAGAATTTTGTGCTTTCATTATAAATCGACAAATATCAATGTCAAATGCCATACAGTGATCAAATGCAAAGatttagtttatttaaaaaaaagtgctgtcAGTTTTAAAAAGCCAGATACTTACAGTACAATTATCTTAACAGCTACCTTGCATTCTGGATTTTAATCATTATACTGCCATGCAAGAGTTCACTTTGACTGTACAGACCAACAAACACTAGAATCACATTATCTGAAGAACAAGTATTTACATTTTGCATCAGTTCCTGTTGCATGAATCCTGAAGTAAACATCTCACACTGAAAGAAACCTATTACTCAAATCAAATATGGTCAAATTCAAGTTATCTGAACTTGAGCACATTTGTTAGGATTTTTGGAAAACTCACTTTTTTAGTGCAAAAACAATCAAAAATAGACTGTACATCCTATAAGTGATCACCAAAGATAATAATTCTAATTTAATAGCAATCTAAAGATAATGGTATTCTTTGATGGGATACATATTAATTCCTCAGAGTGCTGTGCATTGTTATTGTAGGAGAGAACACTCTCTGAAATCAACATTTCTTCTGTTAAAGAAGAGATTTGTTTCACCATCATAAATGGCAGATGGGCTATCCGTATTGTCCAGTAATGCATGGTGGTCATCCTGACCAAATCCATTTGTTTCTgcgtttgcattttttttaataagagATATTAATTGTTCCCATGTGAATTGTACATCCTTAAAAGCATGAAGTAAAAAGATGCCCAAGATTATGGTACAGAATCCATTTATAATCCCAATGACATCCTTAATTTCCACATTATTCCATTCTTTGAAAAGGATAACTGAACAAATTATGACAATAGTAGTGAACAATACGTAGTAAATAGGGGTCACTATAGCAGTGTTAAAGGTATCAAGAGCTTTGTTTAGATAATTGATTTGCGTGCTGATGGATATGATCAAAGTACCAAGTAGAATCCAGCTCAGTGGTCTGTTGATGACTGGTTTCTTTTCAAGCAGTTCCTTTATGGCAATACCCAGTCCCTTCACAGATGATACAGAAAAAGCTCCAATCAATGAACAAATGGAGATATAGACCAGTATATTAGTTGGTCCTAGTTTGGGAGCAACAAAGATAATCAGCACCACAGAGACTACGATTATTATGCTGGCAAATGTAAGGAAGCCTGAAAAGAGATAAAACGTAAAAGGTAAAATTATAAACTTAAACGTTGCACTGATGATGTGTAATTTTGTTATATATTTGTGTCTGACTTTGATTTCATTGGTAAATCACAGAAGTATCCAAAACATTTTACATTCAGTAGTGTCCACAGATCAGGCAGAGCTGTAACAATAGGTTTACCTGGTCATTAAATAGGTAGCacagtttttcttcatttgcCCTCTCTAATCTTGCCAAATGTGAGTGAAGTAACTAGTTAGCCAAGGCCCAATATGAATGGTTTCATTTCTCTAGATGAAAAAGGCACAATCTCGCTTAATTTTCTTGGGATGAAGCAATTGGACTCTGTCTCAATTAGAACTGGTTCACGTTCTGTCACTTGCAGAAATTAGCTCATCTGGCTACGATGCACACCTTCCTGAAGCCTATTTGTTCTGATAAAATGTGcaaattcattttgtttaaaacacGACACTTAATCCAAACTTATGAGGATTCCCTGCGTGCATTTCTTCCCTCACCCCTTACCTTTCCTCCAACAATGATAAGGTCCCTCCTGTCCTCATTTACCATCCACCAtcctccacatccaaaggattgtAAGTCGTCATTTTCTATCACTTTGAATGTGATAAAACAACCAGATATATGTTCCATTCCTGTCCATTGTCAGCCTTCTGCACTGACAATTCCCTCTGGGAAATTCTGTACACTCCTCTTCCATTCCCAACATCTCATCACACACCCATGACACGTTCTCATGCAGTCACAAAAGGTTAATGCTCAAGTAAGCCTTCTCTATCCAAGGGCCCAGACATATCTTCAGGTGAGGCAGTGATTTACCTATTCTTCATTTAATCTAGTCtacaagatggactgttctacactAAGGAGACGAAACACAGGAGGGGAGATTGCTTTGCAGTATAGCCATGCTCCATCTGCAAGACAACCCCAGTTTCcatttgcctgccacttcaactcaccaccacattcccaagccaacatttctgtcacaggtATGTTGCCATGTTACAGAGAGCCTCAGTGCAAGCTCGAAGaataacatctcattttccacttgggaatcctgtagcctctaggactcaacatCTAATTCAATAACCGTggagcctgattccatccttccatgtttttaCCCACTCCACACCCAGTCCTTTATGAAATGCGTTGCTCTTTGCACAGTGTCCCATTTCCATGTACTCCTCAGTTCATTATCATATTATATGTTTCGCATTCAGCACACCTAACCAATTTTCTCACTCTTATGAtgacttattcagcttttcttctgtcctgccCTGCTATCCATAATCTTTTGTTTACCTAccccctttcatatctctctctctgggctctgtctccacctacCTGCTCACCTCTCTCCTTGCGCCACCATCCCTCCACTCATAACTTCCCCAATTTcaccttcagcataaataccacattTTCCTAGTTACTAACAGTTCTGgtgagtcaccagactcaaaatataaactctgctttcttcccacacatgctgagtttctccagcaatttgtttcatatctccagcattcacagttttttttgtttcattattttatGGCAGAGACATGGCAGGCTTCTTGTGCCGTAACAATTCTATGTATTCTGTGAAGTTACACAGGCTTCAGGACAACTGCACTAAAAGGTACAAACACaaataaatattatttgccaATTCTCAAGATCTTTACTCCCAATGAGGGTACGAAGTTAGTTCTAAACTACAAAATGGTCTGTTCAAATATTCTTGCAGTGTCAATTAGAAATGAATAGGTTTAAGGGTCTTTAAGAAATTATATTTGAAGTAGTAATGTACAAAAATACCACATTATAATACTTCTAAACCATACCGGTCTCTTTCAGCTTTTCTTCCATCTCATGCAAAGAATTGATTCCTTCCTCTTCTGGCGAATGGATCACAATTATTGTTGATCCTACAATGCTCAGAGTACACCCTAACTTGCCATGAATGTTCAGTCGCTCATTTAAAATGTACGATGAAAGAATGGCACTGTGAAttacaaaaatggaaaattgtcAGGACATTGCTGTATAAGTATTTAAACATTAGAAAATTCTGTACCTTTCATATGAATGCACACAAATCCAATTTTTGGGTAGTTTAGAATTTTGTGTTTTGGTGTCGGGAACAACAGGTCAGATGCAGTGCAGATTAGGTATACCACTATTTTAACATGCTACATTAATTTGGCCTACCTGCACTTTTGTAACATCCTCATTTAACTTGTGAAAATTTTTGTCATATTTACTACCAACTAGTGCTGAGCTATAAATAGTTTTATACTTTAAATTCACTCATTGCAATGAATAAGTTCACCTACTTGTGAAGTTCCTCGGTAATGCAGTGAACCAAAGATTGGTTAAAGTTTTAACGTTTTTGGCAAGGATCCATTCGATGTTATGGGATAAACAGGTCCTGAAACAGCACAGTAAAACTCTGATTCTGTTGTATGGCCACATCAATATATTGTGGTAAAGCAGAGAGCCAACTTGCAGGGAGGTTGTGGAAGGATGTAGCCAAGGAGAAGGCTTAATCTTACATTTGGCCAACAAAACAATTTTTCTGCAGgaaatctaaagatgtgcaggttgggtcaattggccatgctacattgcccatagtgttaggtgcattagtcaggggtaaatatggggaatgggtctaggtggattactgagggtcggtgtgcccttattgggccaaagggcctgtttccttactgtagggaatctaatctaataaaaaagaCAATCACTAGgtgttgggaaatcatgttacgaacgtacaggacattggttaggccacttctggaaaattgcatgcaattccagtctccctactttaggaaggatgttgtgaaactttaaagggttcagaaaagatttacaaggatgttgccagagttggaggatttgaggtataggaagAGACTGAAGAGGCTGGGTATATTCTCCCAGGAACAGAGGCCGAGAggttgtagaggtttataaaatcatgaggggtttttcccccagagtggggagtccagaactggagggcataggtttagattgagaagggaaagatttaaaaaggggcctaaggggcaactttttcacactgggtgttgcgtgtatggaatgagctgccggggaagtggaggaggctggtacaattacagcatttaaaaggcatatggatgagtacatgaataggaagggtttagagagacatgggccaagagctggcaatagaactagattaggttaggatgtctggtcagcttggacaagttggaccaaagggtctgtttccatgctgtacatttctatgactatgactatgacactgGTTTGCCAATTTTACATTCAATTTCATGGAATGGGATAGGTTGTTGGGTAGTTTAGAATTTTGTGTTTTGGTGTCGGGAACAACAGGTCAGATGCAGTGCAGATTAGGTATACCACTATTTTAACATGCTACATTAATTTGGCCGAATGAAAAACTGAATTAGATCTGATGCACATCGTATGATCCCATTCTGCATTGCTTTAAGACAGATTTTTGTCAGACAAGATGATCAAGAGTCATGAAACCAAAGCCATTTGGATGAAGTTAAGATACTCagcgaagggcttttgcccaaaacgtcaattttcttgctc encodes:
- the LOC122550571 gene encoding magnesium transporter NIPA3-like isoform X2, with the translated sequence MDSGPRYEQCAEGSFISVACPNKSQWALCQIINVTTEDKDSQPYRTSEKLNGTERETIKWLDTRYNLYIGLALAVTSSLLTGSSFILKKKGLLRVSEKGITRAVGAGEAANFAAYAFAPATLVTPLGGLSVLISAILSSYILNERLNIHGKLGCTLSIVGSTIIVIHSPEEEGINSLHEMEEKLKETGFLTFASIIIVVSVVLIIFVAPKLGPTNILVYISICSLIGAFSVSSVKGLGIAIKELLEKKPVINRPLSWILLGTLIISISTQINYLNKALDTFNTAIVTPIYYVLFTTIVIICSVILFKEWNNVEIKDVIGIINGFCTIILGIFLLHAFKDVQFTWEQLISLIKKNANAETNGFGQDDHHALLDNTDSPSAIYDGETNLFFNRRNVDFRECSLLQ
- the LOC122550571 gene encoding magnesium transporter NIPA2-like isoform X1, producing MDSGPRYEQCAEGSFISVACPNKSQWALCQIINVTTEDKDSQPYRTSEKLNGTERETIKWLDTRYNLYIGLALAVTSSLLTGSSFILKKKGLLRVSEKGITRAGQGGYAYLKEWLWWGGLLSMGAGEAANFAAYAFAPATLVTPLGGLSVLISAILSSYILNERLNIHGKLGCTLSIVGSTIIVIHSPEEEGINSLHEMEEKLKETGFLTFASIIIVVSVVLIIFVAPKLGPTNILVYISICSLIGAFSVSSVKGLGIAIKELLEKKPVINRPLSWILLGTLIISISTQINYLNKALDTFNTAIVTPIYYVLFTTIVIICSVILFKEWNNVEIKDVIGIINGFCTIILGIFLLHAFKDVQFTWEQLISLIKKNANAETNGFGQDDHHALLDNTDSPSAIYDGETNLFFNRRNVDFRECSLLQ